In the genome of Candidatus Anoxymicrobium japonicum, one region contains:
- the rpsF gene encoding 30S ribosomal protein S6, with protein MRKYETMLIARADLEETQLKALFDDVSALIVREEGFVKSVDVWGLRRLEYPIEHQESGHYAVINFESGVGVVKEMERVMNIRDDVLRIKTFVRDRG; from the coding sequence TTGCGGAAATATGAGACGATGCTGATCGCTAGAGCGGATCTGGAGGAGACCCAGTTGAAGGCTCTGTTTGACGATGTTTCGGCCCTGATAGTTCGCGAGGAAGGCTTTGTCAAGTCTGTGGACGTGTGGGGCTTGAGGCGCCTGGAGTATCCGATAGAGCATCAAGAGAGCGGTCACTATGCTGTGATAAACTTTGAATCGGGCGTGGGAGTAGTGAAAGAGATGGAGCGTGTCATGAACATCAGGGACGACGTCTTGAGGATC
- a CDS encoding competence protein ComFB, with product MELINYMESVVTSYVDEIIACDTGFCGCSRCRMDIIAIALNDVKPKYVVAPKGMAYARIGELQAQFRADTIVAVTRAMKMVKAHPRHES from the coding sequence GTGGAACTGATCAACTACATGGAAAGCGTGGTAACGAGCTACGTGGATGAGATCATCGCATGCGACACCGGGTTCTGCGGATGCTCGCGTTGCCGGATGGACATCATCGCGATCGCGTTAAACGATGTAAAACCTAAATACGTGGTAGCGCCAAAAGGCATGGCCTATGCTCGAATAGGCGAGTTACAGGCGCAGTTCAGGGCCGACACTATTGTCGCCGTGACGCGCGCGATGAAAATGGTCAAAGCCCATCCGAGGCACGAATCTTAA